One genomic segment of Nocardia spumae includes these proteins:
- a CDS encoding ABC transporter permease produces MPTIPAEVSRAATAELRKITAVRSGWLLPPILAAVGFVVAAASALRGSGPQPHAALATGTATVGLYLAIAVAVAAGAIGGAVSAGDEYRYRGIESTALFTSDRDVLFGAKAGVAGAYSLVVAACAEIGAALGLALFGRGSVEFGWRLTGVFGGGLLAAVCWGVIGASLGLLLRSPNLAVVATAGWLFILEPLIWLVAKGAGIAGVVVLLPGSATIGTVAVGSFADSPFLPPNAASAVVLVIWTIAAGAAGWWYLRTRDI; encoded by the coding sequence ATGCCCACCATCCCGGCCGAGGTGAGCCGAGCGGCGACCGCCGAGCTCCGCAAGATCACCGCGGTGCGATCCGGCTGGCTGCTGCCGCCGATCCTGGCGGCCGTCGGATTCGTCGTCGCGGCCGCCTCGGCGCTGCGCGGCTCCGGGCCGCAACCGCACGCGGCCCTGGCTACCGGGACCGCGACGGTCGGGCTCTATCTGGCCATCGCCGTCGCGGTGGCGGCCGGGGCGATCGGCGGTGCGGTCAGCGCGGGCGACGAGTATCGCTACCGCGGAATCGAATCGACGGCCCTGTTCACGTCCGACCGCGATGTGCTCTTCGGCGCGAAAGCGGGTGTGGCCGGGGCGTATTCGCTGGTGGTCGCGGCCTGTGCCGAGATCGGCGCGGCACTCGGGCTGGCCCTGTTCGGGCGGGGATCGGTGGAATTCGGCTGGCGACTGACCGGCGTGTTCGGCGGCGGTCTGCTGGCCGCGGTGTGCTGGGGCGTGATCGGGGCGAGCCTGGGCCTGCTGCTGCGGTCGCCGAATCTGGCGGTGGTCGCGACGGCGGGCTGGCTGTTCATTCTGGAACCGCTGATCTGGCTGGTCGCCAAGGGCGCGGGGATCGCGGGCGTGGTGGTGCTGCTGCCCGGCTCGGCGACCATCGGCACGGTGGCGGTCGGTTCCTTCGCCGACAGTCCCTTCTTGCCGCCGAACGCGGCCTCCGCGGTGGTGCTGGTGATCTGGACGATCGCCGCGGGCGCCGCCGGTTGGTGGTATCTGCGCACCCGCGATATTTGA
- a CDS encoding ATP-binding cassette domain-containing protein: MSAARSPAISVTGLHKQFEGIAALRDVDFSVPPGTTAALVGPPASGKSTTVRILLGLLQADSGVAALSRAGGIGAVLQPRGLHPARSLRAQLRIYAAAAGVGDERVETVLTALGLSEAAATRVREVPEGTLTRLALAQALLADPRVLVLDDPFDGLESGERTWLFDYLRGHGRRGGTTLLTSRSLAAAVPLCDQVIVLSSGTVAYQGSPRRLRRNHPDRLVVAASSPIALATTLASQGFTDAVMRGDGRLAIAEASPAEIEAAAVLARVQLGEMVAEPVHPDRVLAVLTKSTPPPAYPSPTPATTYGTR; the protein is encoded by the coding sequence ATGAGCGCGGCCCGGTCACCGGCGATCTCGGTCACCGGACTGCACAAGCAGTTCGAGGGCATCGCCGCGCTGCGGGATGTCGACTTCTCCGTTCCGCCCGGAACCACCGCGGCGCTGGTCGGCCCACCCGCCTCGGGAAAGTCCACGACCGTGCGGATTCTGCTCGGCCTGCTCCAGGCCGATTCCGGCGTCGCCGCGCTGTCGCGTGCCGGTGGAATCGGCGCCGTCCTGCAACCGCGGGGCCTGCATCCGGCCCGCTCGCTGCGGGCACAACTGCGGATCTACGCCGCCGCGGCCGGTGTCGGCGACGAGCGAGTGGAAACGGTGCTCACCGCGCTGGGCCTGTCCGAGGCCGCCGCGACCCGGGTGCGCGAGGTGCCCGAGGGCACGCTGACCCGGCTCGCCCTGGCGCAGGCGTTATTGGCCGATCCGCGCGTCCTGGTGCTCGACGACCCCTTCGACGGCCTCGAATCCGGTGAGCGCACCTGGCTTTTCGACTACCTGCGCGGCCACGGCCGGCGCGGTGGTACCACCCTGCTGACCTCGCGTAGTCTCGCCGCGGCGGTGCCGCTGTGCGATCAGGTGATCGTGTTGTCGTCGGGCACCGTGGCCTACCAGGGCAGTCCGCGGCGGCTGCGCCGCAACCATCCGGATCGTCTGGTGGTCGCGGCCTCGAGTCCGATCGCGCTGGCGACCACGCTGGCCTCGCAGGGGTTCACCGACGCGGTGATGCGCGGTGACGGCCGCTTGGCGATCGCCGAGGCCTCGCCCGCGGAGATCGAGGCCGCGGCGGTGCTGGCCCGCGTCCAGCTCGGTGAGATGGTCGCCGAACCCGTGCATCCGGATCGGGTGCTGGCCGTACTCACCAAATCGACACCGCCGCCGGCCTATCCGTCCCCCACCCCTGCGACCACGTACGGAACGCGATGA